From the Glycine max cultivar Williams 82 chromosome 11, Glycine_max_v4.0, whole genome shotgun sequence genome, the window TATTGCGGATTCTCAAGCATGTGCTTAAACAGAAGCAAGTTTCCACTATCATGATTCAAATGTCAATCTTATATATCTTATGTAAAGACTGCAATACTTAATTATTGGCAGttaccattcaaatttctggtCTAGATTCACCCCTCATCCCAAAAGAATTTTGAAACCATGAAAACCTAGACCCTTAGTTTTGCCCTTTACCCTTCCCTTTCTGGTgcaattgtttcttttttattattttgatggtAACTAACAGTCGTAATTGAAAATGCTATCTTCTATCAATTTTGCTAGAGTTTTCAACAGCATTTCTGTTCTTCTCCTAGGTGAATGGATGAACAATTCTGCAGGACTGGCCTTTTCACCTCATGTTATCACCGTTGGAGTTGGGGAGGTAGTTATATTCTTCCATTATTTCAGAAGAGCTATaggtttgattatttgtttaattctttttctttgataaatCCTTGGGCTCATGTgggatatttttaaattttacccccccccccccacacccCCCCCGAaatttccaaacaaaaaaaatttttttGACATCCAGAAAATATCattggatatattttttttaaattatagggtGCTTCTCTATTATTCTTAATACCATTGAtatgattattttctttttccattcatGACATGCAAGCCTCGTGGATGGTTTGTATAATTGGCAATTGCTGAATGCACACAAGGATTGAATAGTCACAGTCTTGGATTATCAATGGCATATAAACTACAGAAGATTACATCACACATAAATGTGGTTGCTGATTGTGTGCAACTGATGATACTTATTGGAATCATCTAATTTGATTTTCAACCTTCAAATAATAAGCATAATTGCTGTATTCATCATGTAAACCTTCAAGGTTGTTACTTATTATTTCACATTAATTCAGAAGTTCCTTGAATGATTCAGGACATTGTAgcaaagttattgtcatttgcaAGGCAGAGACCAAGGGCTGTGTGCATCTTAACAGGAACTGGGACAATTTCTTCAGTCACTCTGCGCCAACCCGCTTCTACTAGCATCAGTGTTACATATGAGGTTAAAGAACTAAACACTACTTTccttcactactagaaaatttaACATCAGAAGTATCCTCTGCATTGTCATCTCTATCTCCTTTTCATGGTTCCAACTtagtgataaattattattgtgtagcaagttaattaatttagttatagtTCTGCGCTGTTCAAGTATAAAGAGGTTAATGAAGTTCATTTCAGCAATTCTGGTATTGTATTGTAGTGTGTAAAAATTCAGCTTTATGCAACAGCTAATGAGATTGAGTACTGCTTAAAGTGCTTTAGGTTATTGGTTCTTATGCAATAATAAACattgtatcttttattttttaccttttgcaGGGCCGATTTCAAATATTATGCTTGTCTGGTTCTTACTTGGTTGCTGAAGAAGGTGGACCTCACAATAGAACGGGTGGCATGAGTGTTTCCCTTTCTAGTCCTGATGGTCATATCATTGGTGGTGGTGTTACTAGGCTTGTTGCTGCAAGCCCAGTGCAGGTATTGCCCCAAAATCTCGGTTCCTTGTactaattattcttatttttcttggATGCTCATTCAAGATAtgctgatcaaaaaaaaaaaaaagatatgctAGAATAGTAAGTTCAGCAACAGCAAGTTGTTACTGTGCATAGGGACGTTCAATAATAATCGGTGTTATTGTGCATCTTAGCATGCTTTAGATCCAAACCTTCCCCAATCCAAAGCATTAAGAAATTGAGACTCTGCTTGGTGCAGGTGGTAGCATGCAGTTTCGTATATGGGGGCTCCAAGCCAAAGACTAAAGAAGTGACCACTACCACTACTACTACAAAAGATAGCAGTTCAGAGCCTCAGAGTAGTGATAAGTTAGCGTCTCCAGCCAGTGCTCCTCCACCTAATCAAAACTACACCTCTTCTTCTCCGTCCCCAGGCATTTGGCCTGCATCGTCAAGGCCAGTAGAGGTTAAAAGTGCACATCCACATACTGGTATTGACTTGACGCGTGGGTGAAGACCATTTATTATTCTATAAGAGACTTTGTAGTTTTGTATAGAGATCTCTTGTAAATGAACCGAATTTGTGAGCATTGTGACTCTTCGTATCTATCACTGTTGATGGGTGACAAGTTCGCGCTAACCTATGCTGTAACCAATGGATTTCAGGGTTAATTAACAGTCTTGACTTTGCAAAAAATGTTTGATGAAAAAATGAAAGGCAAAATGTGAAGATTAAAAAAGTGGGAAGTATGTGGTGCTGATTATTACACATCTAGGATCTCACTTAAATGCATTATTTCGTTACTTTTCCAGGCAATCTATTGAGGTTCACAATTAAACAGTTTACATAGATTATCTATAAAAAAGGAATGTGAAACTGATTTATCTCCGTACAACCCACGAATGCAGGTTTATTGGAAAATGACTGGCTAATGGCAGTTCAAAAGAATAGTGAGAAAGGTTCAGTTGGAGGTAGTGTGGTTGCTCCTAATTAGTTGaggcaattaaaatttatattcccTCGTTTCATGCACGTTGAGCtttcaacaaaaatattgaaatatttatcTATTCCAGTTGAGTTCTAATGTTATTGTCTTTGAATACTTTatgtatttatagaaaattagaGTACGGCTATTTTAGTTTTGAGGGAGTTAGATATCTAGGTTTTTTACTTCCAAAGTatgattataaaatattaataatcacGAATAAAGGATAAtagattttgtatatttaatttctaacatTTAAACATACCTTATAGGccgtttttatttaatactataAAATTTACAACGAAAATTAGCATTCGACATGGCTGATTTGTTGTACAGTagctttttttttgtcatttaggGAGCAAAACACTAAAAACATAACTTGAAGTCGTttgtcaatattattttttaattttttttttgcatagtgCTTGTAAGTCGTAATGAACTAAAGTGATAGTTAGTTTTGAACTTTAAGCTTctctttgaataatttttttggtagtTTAGAAGGTAAAATTCAACTTGTAGCATTTATAAAAGATAAGCAgcataagaaaaaaatcattaaaattgaaactttcATAGGTGAACCTATTTATAACTAGGTTTTGTATAACTAATCCCAACTAAAAATGAGGTTAAACAATCTCATTCTATGTAATGTGACCCAATAAAATTGTATCAATTTGTTTAGACTTTTTTATGTACAATTCTATGTAATTTTATTGGTTTATATGAGATTTTTTAATCCCATTTTTACTTGGAGACAGTTAGACCACCCCGATGAAATTAAAGGAAACAAAGACATATGGACGAATTCATGATATGGAACATGGTATATATGATGTCCATAAGATTAATTGCATCAGTTTGTGCATATTTGCATTACATTTTCACCACATAAGGGAACATAATGAGCTCAGGAAGACATTATCTTTTTGCCTTCAAGAAATACCCAGAAGCTGGTGAATGTCTCGCTGCAGTACAAAAAAGGATGTCAAAAGAATTACAATAGAAgcggcattttttttttgtgaatacaATAGAAGCGGcgttatttttttgtgaatacAATAGAAGCAGCAAAAAGCATATGAAGTAATTTATAGAATAATATAGTGTTTACCTCAAGGCTGAGAGGAGAAGTGGTGGGATAATAGCGACCCACTACTTGTCCATTCTTATCAACCACAAACTTGGAAAAGTTCCACTGAATATCATCACCAAAAATTCCCCATTTCCCCAACTTCAAGAATTTGTACAAAGGAGCAGAATTGTCCCCATTCACTTCAATCTAGCACAAGATCGAAGGAGACACATATATAATACCAGTACACGTCACGGTTCTTCAAATAATTTAGCAGAATAGCAAAACGGAAAA encodes:
- the LOC100790569 gene encoding AT-hook motif nuclear-localized protein 5, which codes for MDGREGMAFPGGSAPYYMQHRGGGVGGSVPGTGTQSGGFQPPSGFRALSNVSPGSAFKVESQPQHASFSHGINTGSSPDGGSGVPSSGEPVKKKRGRPRKYGPDGSVSLMLSPMSATANSTPGSGTSSEKRPRGRPPGSGRKQQLATLGEWMNNSAGLAFSPHVITVGVGEDIVAKLLSFARQRPRAVCILTGTGTISSVTLRQPASTSISVTYEGRFQILCLSGSYLVAEEGGPHNRTGGMSVSLSSPDGHIIGGGVTRLVAASPVQVVACSFVYGGSKPKTKEVTTTTTTTKDSSSEPQSSDKLASPASAPPPNQNYTSSSPSPGIWPASSRPVEVKSAHPHTGIDLTRG